A genomic region of Arachis hypogaea cultivar Tifrunner chromosome 5, arahy.Tifrunner.gnm2.J5K5, whole genome shotgun sequence contains the following coding sequences:
- the LOC112802248 gene encoding LEAF RUST 10 DISEASE-RESISTANCEUS RECEPTOR-LIKE PROTEIN KINASE-like 2.5 isoform X1 — protein MDWHVHSELPMVLACIGTVISLLLTAALPPSLSQSPPSNHSLCKHPYECGEYKLYYPFWGEDRPVQCGGDKKLKLSCGTESGKYGGEIDYAYIETDSQRFKVVGNDDPLNTTFTLVPLPVADGEHDVCSMNFNYSLNYLPFTYNQIVHNITIFYDCTYSRDYQSLGCGGSGGDVVYYNGTEKEVLASHQELKDCQHRIQVAAEAVELNGVGVDDAFPLYFGKGVSVSYTYSQDCMRCVDSGGSCGRNDTHAFTCYCPDGSIALPCSHPVPAPDPPPGPRANYRSQEKSNGWTWQKKVIIGATAAAVIAGLLSICYFTYMSPASQEKYCFPTKGNQDIETFLKNHGVLTTKRYKFSDVKKMTNSFKVKLGQGGFGVVYKGKLSNDFDVAVKMLNPSKGNGEEFINEVASISRTSHVNVVALLGFCLEGHKKVLIYEFMSNGSLDNFIYKKNPKNTPLLSWDNLYQISIGIARGLEYLHRGCNILILHFDIKPHNILLDENFCPKISDFGLAKLCPRKESHISVSETRGTIGYIAPEVWSRHLGRVSHKSDVYSYGMMLLEMVGMKENILAKTSHTSEMYFPDWIYKRLDQGTQLGPDDDGEVAIEEDDVVKKMTMVGLWCIQPIPNDRPTMSRVVEMLEGSMNSLEMPPRPVLSSIRVAVESSSNVLSLVESSSVVSVVESSASVT, from the exons ATGGATTGGCACGTCCATAGCGAACTCCCCATGGTGCTTGCATGCATAGGGACCGTCATCTCTTTGTTGCTGACAGCCGCTTTGCCACCATCCCTCTCCCAATCACCACCTTCCAATCACTCCCTCTGTAAGCATCCATATGAGTGTGGCGAATACAAATTATACTACCCTTTCTGGGGGGAAGACAGACCAGTCCAGTGTGGCGGCGACAAAAAACTCAAGCTTTCATGCGGGACGGAGAGTGGTAAATACGGCGGGGAGATCGATTACGCTTATATTGAAACGGACTCACAACGTTTCAAAGTGGTGGGAAATGATGACCCCCTAAATACTACTTTTACATTGGTGCCCTTGCCAGTCGCTGACGGAGAACATGATGTTTGCTCTATGAATTTCAATTACTCTCTGAATTACCTTCCATTCACCTATAACCAAATAGTGCACAACATCACCATATTCTATGATTGCACCTACTCTCGGGATTATCAAAGCCTAGGGTGCGGGGGTAGCGGTGGTGATGTTGTGTATTATAATGGTACGGAAAAAGAGGTGCTGGCAAGTCATCAAGAGCTTAAGGATTGCCAACATCGTATCCAAGTGGCCGCTGAGGCTGTTGAGTTGAACGGGGTCGGAGTTGATGATGCTTTTCCTCTGTATTTCGGTAAAGGTGTCTCGGTGAGCTACACTTATTCTCAAGATTGTATGAGATGCGTGGACAGTGGAGGAAGTTGCGGGAGGAACGATACGCATGCATTTACCTGCTATTGCCCTGATGGATCTATTGCCCTCCCATGTTCTCATCCTGTTCCTGCTCCTGATCCTCCTCCTGGTCCTCGTGCCAATTATCGTTCTCAAGAAAAGA GTAATGGATGGACCTGGCAAAAGAAAGTCATTATTG GTGCTACAGCAGCTGCAGTAATTGCAGGATTATTGAGTATTTGTTATTTTACCTACATGTCACCAGCATCACAAGAAAAATACTGCTTTCCAACAAAGGGTAACCAAGATATTGAAACTTTCTTAAAAAATCATGGAGTGTTAACTACAAAAAGATATAAATTCTCTGATGTGAAGAAAATGACCAACTCCTTCAAAGTTAAACTAGGACAAGGTGGTTTTGGTGTTGTATACAAGGGAAAGTTATCCAATGATTTTGATGTGGCAGTCAAAATGTTGAATCCATCCAAAGGAAATGGTGAAGAATTTATTAACGAGGTAGCTAGCATTAGTAGAACTTCTCATGTTAATGTTGTCGCCCTTCTTGGATTTTGCTTAGAAGGTCACAAGAAAGTTCTCATCTATGAATTTATGTCCAATGGTTCCCTTGACAATTTTATTTACAAAAAGAACCCTAAGAATACACCACTCTTGAGCTGggataatttatatcaaatttcCATAGGGATTGCTAGAGGATTGGAGTATTTGCACAGAGGATGCAACATTCTTATTTTACATTTTGACATAAAACCACATAATAttcttttggatgaaaactttTGTCCTAAGATATCAGATTTTGGGCTAGCAAAACTTTGTCCTAGAAAAGAAAGTCATATTTCAGTGTCCGAAACTAGAGGAACAATAGGGTACATAGCTCCAGAAGTGTGGAGTAGACATCTCGGCAGAGTTTCACATAAATCTGATGTTTATAGCTATGGAATGATGCTTCTAGAAATGGTAGGAATGAAGGAGAACATCCTTGCAAAGACAAGTCACACAAGCGAGATGTACTTCCCTGATTGGATATACAAAAGGCTTGATCAAGGAACTCAACTGGGACCTGATGATGATGGGGAAGTGGCCATAGAGGAAGATGATGTTGTTAAGAAAATGACAATGGTGGGTTTATGGTGCATTCAACCAATTCCAAATGACAGACCAACAATGAGTAGAGTTGTAGAAATGTTGGAAGGCAGCATGAATTCCCTGGAAATGCCACCAAGACCTGTTCTGTCTTCAATAAGAGTGGCGGTAGAATCTTCTTCTAATGTTTTATCGTTGGTAGAATCTTCTTCTGTTGTATCAGTTGTAGAATCTTCTGCTAGTGTAACTTAG
- the LOC112802248 gene encoding LEAF RUST 10 DISEASE-RESISTANCEUS RECEPTOR-LIKE PROTEIN KINASE-like 2.4 isoform X2, with amino-acid sequence MDWHVHSELPMVLACIGTVISLLLTAALPPSLSQSPPSNHSLCKHPYECGEYKLYYPFWGEDRPVQCGGDKKLKLSCGTESGKYGGEIDYAYIETDSQRFKVVGNDDPLNTTFTLVPLPVADGEHDVCSMNFNYSLNYLPFTYNQIVHNITIFYDCTYSRDYQSLGCGGSGGDVVYYNGTEKEVLASHQELKDCQHRIQVAAEAVELNGVGVDDAFPLYFGKGVSVSYTYSQDCMRCVDSGGSCGRNDTHAFTCYCPDGSIALPCSHPVPAPDPPPGPRANYRSQEKSATAAAVIAGLLSICYFTYMSPASQEKYCFPTKGNQDIETFLKNHGVLTTKRYKFSDVKKMTNSFKVKLGQGGFGVVYKGKLSNDFDVAVKMLNPSKGNGEEFINEVASISRTSHVNVVALLGFCLEGHKKVLIYEFMSNGSLDNFIYKKNPKNTPLLSWDNLYQISIGIARGLEYLHRGCNILILHFDIKPHNILLDENFCPKISDFGLAKLCPRKESHISVSETRGTIGYIAPEVWSRHLGRVSHKSDVYSYGMMLLEMVGMKENILAKTSHTSEMYFPDWIYKRLDQGTQLGPDDDGEVAIEEDDVVKKMTMVGLWCIQPIPNDRPTMSRVVEMLEGSMNSLEMPPRPVLSSIRVAVESSSNVLSLVESSSVVSVVESSASVT; translated from the exons ATGGATTGGCACGTCCATAGCGAACTCCCCATGGTGCTTGCATGCATAGGGACCGTCATCTCTTTGTTGCTGACAGCCGCTTTGCCACCATCCCTCTCCCAATCACCACCTTCCAATCACTCCCTCTGTAAGCATCCATATGAGTGTGGCGAATACAAATTATACTACCCTTTCTGGGGGGAAGACAGACCAGTCCAGTGTGGCGGCGACAAAAAACTCAAGCTTTCATGCGGGACGGAGAGTGGTAAATACGGCGGGGAGATCGATTACGCTTATATTGAAACGGACTCACAACGTTTCAAAGTGGTGGGAAATGATGACCCCCTAAATACTACTTTTACATTGGTGCCCTTGCCAGTCGCTGACGGAGAACATGATGTTTGCTCTATGAATTTCAATTACTCTCTGAATTACCTTCCATTCACCTATAACCAAATAGTGCACAACATCACCATATTCTATGATTGCACCTACTCTCGGGATTATCAAAGCCTAGGGTGCGGGGGTAGCGGTGGTGATGTTGTGTATTATAATGGTACGGAAAAAGAGGTGCTGGCAAGTCATCAAGAGCTTAAGGATTGCCAACATCGTATCCAAGTGGCCGCTGAGGCTGTTGAGTTGAACGGGGTCGGAGTTGATGATGCTTTTCCTCTGTATTTCGGTAAAGGTGTCTCGGTGAGCTACACTTATTCTCAAGATTGTATGAGATGCGTGGACAGTGGAGGAAGTTGCGGGAGGAACGATACGCATGCATTTACCTGCTATTGCCCTGATGGATCTATTGCCCTCCCATGTTCTCATCCTGTTCCTGCTCCTGATCCTCCTCCTGGTCCTCGTGCCAATTATCGTTCTCAAGAAAAGA GTGCTACAGCAGCTGCAGTAATTGCAGGATTATTGAGTATTTGTTATTTTACCTACATGTCACCAGCATCACAAGAAAAATACTGCTTTCCAACAAAGGGTAACCAAGATATTGAAACTTTCTTAAAAAATCATGGAGTGTTAACTACAAAAAGATATAAATTCTCTGATGTGAAGAAAATGACCAACTCCTTCAAAGTTAAACTAGGACAAGGTGGTTTTGGTGTTGTATACAAGGGAAAGTTATCCAATGATTTTGATGTGGCAGTCAAAATGTTGAATCCATCCAAAGGAAATGGTGAAGAATTTATTAACGAGGTAGCTAGCATTAGTAGAACTTCTCATGTTAATGTTGTCGCCCTTCTTGGATTTTGCTTAGAAGGTCACAAGAAAGTTCTCATCTATGAATTTATGTCCAATGGTTCCCTTGACAATTTTATTTACAAAAAGAACCCTAAGAATACACCACTCTTGAGCTGggataatttatatcaaatttcCATAGGGATTGCTAGAGGATTGGAGTATTTGCACAGAGGATGCAACATTCTTATTTTACATTTTGACATAAAACCACATAATAttcttttggatgaaaactttTGTCCTAAGATATCAGATTTTGGGCTAGCAAAACTTTGTCCTAGAAAAGAAAGTCATATTTCAGTGTCCGAAACTAGAGGAACAATAGGGTACATAGCTCCAGAAGTGTGGAGTAGACATCTCGGCAGAGTTTCACATAAATCTGATGTTTATAGCTATGGAATGATGCTTCTAGAAATGGTAGGAATGAAGGAGAACATCCTTGCAAAGACAAGTCACACAAGCGAGATGTACTTCCCTGATTGGATATACAAAAGGCTTGATCAAGGAACTCAACTGGGACCTGATGATGATGGGGAAGTGGCCATAGAGGAAGATGATGTTGTTAAGAAAATGACAATGGTGGGTTTATGGTGCATTCAACCAATTCCAAATGACAGACCAACAATGAGTAGAGTTGTAGAAATGTTGGAAGGCAGCATGAATTCCCTGGAAATGCCACCAAGACCTGTTCTGTCTTCAATAAGAGTGGCGGTAGAATCTTCTTCTAATGTTTTATCGTTGGTAGAATCTTCTTCTGTTGTATCAGTTGTAGAATCTTCTGCTAGTGTAACTTAG
- the LOC112802248 gene encoding LEAF RUST 10 DISEASE-RESISTANCEUS RECEPTOR-LIKE PROTEIN KINASE-like 2.4 isoform X3, whose translation MKQRTLLSTLSSFYSFPLIIRSYIIIFFLLLTRSTVCSVNPKFQACEPKTCGGDTNHQNISFPFYIISKQNSYCGLPDFGLTCSHDGFPIVNLAGDLYTVQNIFYNNQSLRVSIPALSGLSTTECIAPVRNFTGHSKRFSVASKQKQVLLFYGCENMQEHSIGCSAENRTRSVVALYGDDVDNLKLALKNCRGTVRVTRVEDEKGGVEEALRRGFLMNWTAKNCSECSNSGGRCGFDEEDYAFRCHCRDRIDSESCYSEPGNGWTWQKKVIIGATAAAVIAGLLSICYFTYMSPASQEKYCFPTKGNQDIETFLKNHGVLTTKRYKFSDVKKMTNSFKVKLGQGGFGVVYKGKLSNDFDVAVKMLNPSKGNGEEFINEVASISRTSHVNVVALLGFCLEGHKKVLIYEFMSNGSLDNFIYKKNPKNTPLLSWDNLYQISIGIARGLEYLHRGCNILILHFDIKPHNILLDENFCPKISDFGLAKLCPRKESHISVSETRGTIGYIAPEVWSRHLGRVSHKSDVYSYGMMLLEMVGMKENILAKTSHTSEMYFPDWIYKRLDQGTQLGPDDDGEVAIEEDDVVKKMTMVGLWCIQPIPNDRPTMSRVVEMLEGSMNSLEMPPRPVLSSIRVAVESSSNVLSLVESSSVVSVVESSASVT comes from the exons ATGAAACAAAGAACACTTTTATCCACCTTAAGTTCCTTTTATTCTTTTCCCCTTATTATTCGCTCGTACATAAtaatctttttccttcttctaacAAGAAGCACTGTGTGTTCTGTGAATCCAAAGTTCCAAGCATGTGAGCCCAAAACTTGTGGTGGCGATACTAATCACCAAAACATAAGCTTTCCCTTCTACATCATATCAAAACAAAACTCCTACTGTGGTCTCCCTGATTTCGGTCTCACCTGTTCTCACGATGGCTTCCCAATCGTAAATCTCGCAGGAGATCTATACACTGTCCAAAACATTTTCTACAACAACCAATCACTTCGAGTGTCCATCCCTGCGCTTTCGGGGCTAAGTACCACGGAATGTATTGCCCCGGTGAGAAACTTCACCGGCCACAGCAAAAGGTTCAGTGTTGCTTCGAAGCAGAAGCAAGTGTTGCTGTTTTATGGCTGTGAAAACATGCAAGAGCATAGTATTGGGTGTTCAGCTGAAAACAGAACAAGATCGGTTGTGGCGCTTTATGGGGATGACGTTGACAATTTGAAGTTGGCGTTGAAGAATTGCAGGGGGACGGTGAGAGTAACGAGGGTGGAAGATGAGAAAGGAGGGGTTGAAGAGGCGCTGAGAAGAGGGTTTTTGATGAATTGGACGGCCAAAAATTGCAGCGAGTGCTCGAACAGTGGTGGGAGGTGTGGGTTCGACGAAGAAGACTATGCTTTCAGGTGCCATTGTCGGGATAGAATTGACTCGGAGAGTTGTTATTCAGAACCAG GTAATGGATGGACCTGGCAAAAGAAAGTCATTATTG GTGCTACAGCAGCTGCAGTAATTGCAGGATTATTGAGTATTTGTTATTTTACCTACATGTCACCAGCATCACAAGAAAAATACTGCTTTCCAACAAAGGGTAACCAAGATATTGAAACTTTCTTAAAAAATCATGGAGTGTTAACTACAAAAAGATATAAATTCTCTGATGTGAAGAAAATGACCAACTCCTTCAAAGTTAAACTAGGACAAGGTGGTTTTGGTGTTGTATACAAGGGAAAGTTATCCAATGATTTTGATGTGGCAGTCAAAATGTTGAATCCATCCAAAGGAAATGGTGAAGAATTTATTAACGAGGTAGCTAGCATTAGTAGAACTTCTCATGTTAATGTTGTCGCCCTTCTTGGATTTTGCTTAGAAGGTCACAAGAAAGTTCTCATCTATGAATTTATGTCCAATGGTTCCCTTGACAATTTTATTTACAAAAAGAACCCTAAGAATACACCACTCTTGAGCTGggataatttatatcaaatttcCATAGGGATTGCTAGAGGATTGGAGTATTTGCACAGAGGATGCAACATTCTTATTTTACATTTTGACATAAAACCACATAATAttcttttggatgaaaactttTGTCCTAAGATATCAGATTTTGGGCTAGCAAAACTTTGTCCTAGAAAAGAAAGTCATATTTCAGTGTCCGAAACTAGAGGAACAATAGGGTACATAGCTCCAGAAGTGTGGAGTAGACATCTCGGCAGAGTTTCACATAAATCTGATGTTTATAGCTATGGAATGATGCTTCTAGAAATGGTAGGAATGAAGGAGAACATCCTTGCAAAGACAAGTCACACAAGCGAGATGTACTTCCCTGATTGGATATACAAAAGGCTTGATCAAGGAACTCAACTGGGACCTGATGATGATGGGGAAGTGGCCATAGAGGAAGATGATGTTGTTAAGAAAATGACAATGGTGGGTTTATGGTGCATTCAACCAATTCCAAATGACAGACCAACAATGAGTAGAGTTGTAGAAATGTTGGAAGGCAGCATGAATTCCCTGGAAATGCCACCAAGACCTGTTCTGTCTTCAATAAGAGTGGCGGTAGAATCTTCTTCTAATGTTTTATCGTTGGTAGAATCTTCTTCTGTTGTATCAGTTGTAGAATCTTCTGCTAGTGTAACTTAG